From Halobacteriovorax sp. HLS, the proteins below share one genomic window:
- a CDS encoding response regulator, translated as MQKRILLIDDELDLLELMKESLVKLGHSVDCLTDPLQALRKFYDESSLYSCVIIDYQLPRMDGVELALHMMEILPNIPIILTTGYADERIHYLLSKHRNILLLEKPFKLNELVFLMTQVVGRGNLRVSA; from the coding sequence ATGCAAAAGAGAATTTTACTCATTGATGATGAATTGGATCTTTTAGAGTTAATGAAAGAAAGCTTGGTGAAGCTTGGACACTCAGTTGATTGTTTAACAGATCCACTACAAGCACTTAGAAAGTTCTATGATGAATCAAGTTTATACTCCTGCGTTATAATAGATTATCAATTACCTCGAATGGATGGTGTTGAGCTTGCTTTGCATATGATGGAGATTCTGCCCAATATACCAATTATTTTAACTACTGGGTATGCTGATGAGAGAATTCATTATCTACTTAGTAAGCATCGTAATATTTTGCTTCTCGAAAAACCATTTAAGTTAAATGAGCTGGTCTTCTTGATGACACAGGTTGTTGGAAGAGGCAATTTAAGGGTATCGGCTTAA
- a CDS encoding zinc-dependent peptidase, which yields METSTLVGIGICSVISFVIIKLLLALKKDTRFLKYDFPSGWENKIEQRYALYSHLDQKQKSLFKRKVQMLIAKRKIQGLEGLTINIDIRLALACEISFVSMTKKSLYPYKKISPIALLPFDKYEEFKNRGSHTLFWDSKDNTLYLENESNQLLKSSYYLWLKVDSRFSKLSHERLLEISNSLSSSKVPDEQDLFPILENLNA from the coding sequence ATGGAAACTTCAACATTAGTAGGAATCGGAATTTGTAGTGTCATTTCATTTGTTATTATAAAACTACTGCTGGCCTTAAAAAAGGATACACGATTTCTTAAATATGACTTTCCTAGTGGCTGGGAAAATAAAATAGAGCAAAGATATGCCCTATACTCTCATTTAGACCAAAAACAAAAGTCACTTTTTAAAAGAAAAGTTCAAATGCTTATCGCTAAGAGAAAGATACAAGGACTAGAGGGACTTACAATTAACATAGACATTCGTCTAGCTTTGGCCTGTGAGATATCCTTTGTCTCAATGACCAAAAAATCACTCTATCCCTACAAGAAAATTTCTCCAATAGCTCTATTGCCTTTTGATAAATACGAAGAATTTAAAAATAGAGGCTCGCATACTCTCTTTTGGGATTCAAAAGACAATACGCTTTACTTAGAAAACGAATCTAATCAGCTTCTCAAATCATCTTATTACTTATGGCTAAAAGTTGATTCAAGATTTTCGAAGTTGTCTCACGAGCGACTCTTAGAGATTTCGAACTCACTAAGCTCTTCTAAGGTCCCTGATGAACAAGACCTCTTTCCTATTCTCGAAAATCTCAATGCATGA